In Dethiosulfovibrio faecalis, a genomic segment contains:
- a CDS encoding iron-containing alcohol dehydrogenase: MIGFSQILRLGSDCMAGYYLMPPVNLMGRGSLQKTGSWMEKLGGRKALIVASIGEYGELQGSMVLEVLRTHGLEGDVFPGAGPNPTDVMVEEAVGRYFGQKCDCLIAVGGGSAMDCTKAASVSIGRIDEKSKKGEGRKNRPPFIAINTTAGTGSEATSFAVITDSENHRKITVQDWTLMPDVSINDPDLMLSMPPGLTAATGMDALSHAVEAYVSTEASLFSDGIALQAIRTIFRWLPMAVRYGDSIEAREAMCNAAFMAGVAFNNAGLGYVHALSHPISAMYGAPHGLVNAILLPVVERYNLPAAATKMATMGSVIDEATYDRYGIDHSGFRTAEKAEKVVEAMADLAKEIGIAGGLSSLGVTENSIDDLALAASKEAIGINNPRKGVLQEIRDLYIQAL, encoded by the coding sequence ATGATAGGATTTTCCCAGATTCTCAGGTTGGGAAGTGATTGTATGGCCGGATATTATCTAATGCCACCGGTAAACCTCATGGGAAGAGGGAGCCTACAGAAGACCGGCTCCTGGATGGAGAAGCTGGGCGGCAGAAAAGCTCTTATAGTCGCGTCGATCGGGGAATACGGAGAGCTCCAGGGCTCCATGGTCCTGGAGGTTCTGAGGACCCATGGCCTGGAAGGCGACGTCTTCCCCGGTGCTGGGCCGAACCCCACGGACGTGATGGTGGAAGAGGCGGTAGGCAGATATTTCGGACAAAAATGCGACTGTCTAATAGCAGTCGGAGGTGGAAGCGCCATGGACTGCACAAAGGCAGCATCGGTCTCCATCGGCAGGATAGACGAAAAATCCAAAAAAGGGGAAGGCCGGAAAAACAGACCGCCTTTCATCGCCATCAACACCACCGCCGGGACCGGCAGCGAGGCCACCAGTTTCGCGGTCATAACGGACAGCGAAAACCACCGTAAGATAACCGTACAGGACTGGACCCTCATGCCGGACGTATCGATCAACGATCCGGATCTGATGCTGTCCATGCCCCCGGGCCTTACAGCCGCCACAGGGATGGACGCCCTCTCCCATGCAGTAGAGGCCTACGTTTCCACGGAAGCGTCGCTTTTTTCCGACGGCATAGCCCTTCAGGCCATAAGGACAATCTTCCGCTGGCTTCCCATGGCGGTACGCTACGGAGACAGCATCGAGGCGAGAGAGGCCATGTGCAACGCCGCTTTCATGGCAGGAGTGGCCTTCAACAACGCCGGTCTGGGCTACGTCCACGCCCTTTCCCATCCTATAAGCGCCATGTACGGAGCTCCTCACGGACTGGTAAACGCCATATTGCTCCCGGTGGTGGAAAGATACAACCTACCGGCAGCCGCCACAAAGATGGCCACAATGGGATCGGTGATAGACGAAGCCACCTACGACAGATACGGTATAGACCACTCCGGTTTCCGGACCGCCGAAAAAGCGGAAAAGGTAGTTGAGGCCATGGCCGATCTGGCGAAGGAGATAGGCATAGCCGGAGGACTGTCCTCCCTGGGGGTCACCGAAAATTCCATAGACGATCTGGCCTTAGCCGCCTCGAAGGAGGCCATAGGGATCAACAACCCCCGCAAGGGGGTCCTACAGGAGATAAGGGACCTCTACATTCAGGCCCTTTAA
- the queD gene encoding 6-carboxytetrahydropterin synthase QueD: MLLRKEFTFDAAHRLERYRGKCEALHGHTYRLAVTLDGRRDDDDMVFDFTELKRVVSEKVLTKLDHSYLNDVMDQPTAENIALWIWSKLDESVKKPNCELHSVQVWETATSSVIVFREDVE, translated from the coding sequence ATGCTGCTAAGAAAGGAATTCACCTTCGACGCCGCCCACAGGCTCGAGAGGTACAGAGGAAAATGCGAGGCCCTTCACGGTCACACCTACAGATTGGCCGTCACCTTGGACGGGCGCAGAGACGACGATGATATGGTTTTCGACTTCACCGAGCTGAAACGGGTCGTGTCGGAAAAGGTCCTGACCAAGCTGGATCACTCCTACCTAAACGACGTGATGGATCAGCCTACGGCGGAGAACATAGCCCTATGGATATGGAGCAAACTGGACGAATCGGTAAAAAAACCAAACTGCGAGCTACACTCCGTACAGGTCTGGGAGACCGCGACGAGCTCCGTGATAGTGTTCCGAGAGGACGTGGAGTAA
- the folP gene encoding dihydropteroate synthase, with protein MTAWFHRFKSTTELKKTLEEIGCDPGALPYFDDRRDLTALRISDVDTRAANALKQEMLSRGGDVAVHRHAIDRGVERCDCLLFGTDKQINHLAEKLAVMPYWGLDQVRREILKAMAGKRKKRHLLTLPGDRVLQLGDRTKLMAIVNLTDDSFFSSSRAGSTSECLKRVSTMIEDGAEMLDLGAESTRPGSLPAETETEIGRLVPAVESIRKEFPHIPISIDTTKSEVARACVEAGADILNDISGLGFDPKLASVAATSGTPLVIMHMKGVPRTMQREPHYGCLQKEICDYFQERTDLATKAGVPEGQIILDPGIGFGKTASHNLTLLSHDEFFRSRGYPILIGHSRKSVFGAVLKGAPPEERMEATLAGTALCAWQGVDIVRVHDVKANRRVLDTIEAMKDPDRLD; from the coding sequence ATGACGGCCTGGTTTCACCGTTTCAAATCTACGACGGAACTGAAGAAAACTCTGGAGGAAATAGGCTGCGACCCAGGAGCTCTGCCCTATTTCGACGACCGGAGGGATCTGACGGCCCTCAGGATATCCGACGTAGACACCAGAGCGGCCAACGCCCTCAAACAGGAGATGCTCTCCCGCGGTGGAGATGTGGCGGTCCATCGTCACGCCATAGACAGAGGAGTCGAACGCTGCGACTGTCTCCTGTTCGGAACGGACAAACAGATAAACCATCTCGCGGAAAAGCTGGCCGTCATGCCCTATTGGGGACTGGACCAGGTCCGAAGAGAGATACTGAAGGCCATGGCGGGGAAGAGGAAGAAAAGGCATCTTCTGACCCTGCCGGGAGACAGAGTACTACAGCTGGGAGACAGGACCAAGCTCATGGCCATAGTTAACCTCACGGACGACTCCTTTTTCTCCAGCAGCCGAGCCGGTTCGACCTCGGAGTGCCTGAAAAGGGTGTCGACCATGATCGAGGACGGGGCGGAAATGCTGGACCTGGGAGCCGAGTCCACCAGACCGGGTTCGCTTCCTGCGGAGACCGAAACGGAGATAGGTCGACTGGTACCGGCTGTGGAATCCATAAGGAAGGAGTTTCCTCACATTCCCATATCGATAGATACCACCAAGTCGGAGGTAGCCCGAGCCTGCGTCGAAGCCGGAGCGGACATACTGAACGACATATCGGGACTGGGATTCGATCCGAAGCTGGCATCGGTGGCGGCGACCTCAGGAACTCCGCTGGTGATAATGCACATGAAAGGGGTCCCCAGAACGATGCAGAGAGAACCCCATTACGGATGTCTCCAGAAGGAGATATGCGATTATTTTCAGGAGCGGACGGATCTGGCTACTAAAGCCGGAGTTCCCGAGGGGCAGATAATCCTGGACCCCGGAATAGGCTTCGGAAAGACGGCATCCCACAACTTAACCCTTCTCTCCCACGACGAGTTCTTCCGGTCGCGGGGATATCCGATTCTCATAGGCCATTCCCGAAAAAGCGTATTCGGAGCGGTCCTCAAGGGGGCTCCCCCGGAGGAGCGAATGGAAGCCACACTGGCAGGGACGGCTCTATGCGCCTGGCAGGGAGTGGATATCGTCAGGGTACACGACGTCAAGGCCAACCGTCGTGTACTGGACACGATAGAGGCGATGAAAGACCCGGATAGGCTAGATTGA
- the mptA gene encoding GTP cyclohydrolase MptA translates to MNRKHRVFLALGANLGDRQGNILQALQYLQGKVEVVAVSSFYETEPVGYEDQPLFLNGACEVLTDLSPMEVLHLAKWIEQRMGRTVNFRNGPRPIDVDLIMYDDLVLEDDKLTVPHPRMQERAFVLVPLAEIAPGLVHPVLGKTVSVLRDLVDAKGVAKVERSLRFSLDRDVQKGVPEVPLFLGRVGVTDLERIIRLETEGKVSLFYATMDLFVDLDGARAGVHMSRFSEILEQAAEDAAGSVAPDIETMAERLASSVMERQEALRSEVRIKAHFPLKKHAPISGKTTQEIYNFIGISACDGNVCRTISGVEVDGLTVCPCAQEMVRAHSKGLLISQGYGEEEAERIVDVLPLASHNQRGRATLMIGGAGTIRAENLVHLAEASMSSEIYELLKRPDEFFVVNKAHSNPRFVEDVVREMLRNVVEVSPDLPDGVFVLARQENFESIHRHNAFAERAALLGDLRREMEGLRPGRPITLEGWLFGEI, encoded by the coding sequence ATGAATCGCAAACACAGGGTTTTTCTGGCCCTTGGAGCCAACCTGGGCGACCGTCAGGGCAATATTCTACAGGCGCTTCAATATCTTCAGGGTAAGGTGGAGGTCGTGGCGGTCTCGTCGTTCTACGAGACGGAGCCGGTCGGATACGAGGATCAACCCCTCTTTCTCAACGGTGCCTGCGAGGTTCTCACGGACCTGTCTCCGATGGAGGTCCTTCATCTGGCAAAATGGATCGAACAGCGGATGGGTAGGACCGTCAACTTCAGGAACGGACCGAGACCTATAGACGTCGACCTGATAATGTACGACGACCTGGTCCTGGAAGATGACAAACTGACCGTTCCCCATCCCAGGATGCAGGAGAGGGCCTTCGTGCTGGTGCCTCTCGCCGAGATAGCCCCCGGGCTGGTCCATCCCGTCCTAGGGAAGACCGTCTCCGTTCTGCGGGATCTGGTGGACGCCAAAGGGGTAGCCAAGGTGGAGAGATCCCTTCGATTTTCCCTCGATAGGGATGTGCAGAAAGGCGTTCCCGAGGTTCCCCTTTTTTTGGGACGGGTCGGTGTGACCGACCTGGAGAGGATAATACGTCTCGAGACGGAGGGCAAGGTCTCCCTCTTCTATGCGACCATGGACCTGTTCGTTGATCTCGACGGTGCAAGAGCCGGCGTCCATATGTCTCGTTTCAGCGAGATATTGGAACAGGCGGCGGAGGACGCAGCCGGTTCCGTCGCTCCCGACATAGAGACCATGGCGGAGCGTCTGGCCTCGTCTGTGATGGAGCGGCAGGAGGCTCTTAGGTCGGAGGTCCGGATAAAGGCCCATTTCCCCCTGAAAAAGCACGCACCCATATCGGGCAAGACGACCCAGGAGATCTACAATTTCATAGGTATATCCGCCTGCGATGGAAATGTATGTCGAACGATATCAGGGGTGGAGGTAGACGGTCTGACCGTATGTCCCTGCGCCCAGGAGATGGTCCGAGCCCATTCCAAAGGGTTGTTGATATCCCAGGGGTACGGTGAGGAAGAGGCGGAGCGTATCGTAGACGTGTTGCCCCTGGCGTCCCACAACCAGAGGGGGAGGGCCACACTGATGATCGGCGGTGCGGGGACCATAAGGGCGGAGAACCTGGTTCACCTGGCCGAGGCGTCCATGAGTTCCGAGATATACGAGCTTCTCAAAAGACCGGACGAGTTTTTCGTGGTCAACAAGGCTCACAGTAATCCCCGATTTGTCGAGGACGTCGTGAGGGAGATGCTGCGAAACGTGGTGGAGGTCTCTCCCGACCTTCCCGACGGGGTTTTCGTCCTCGCCAGACAGGAGAACTTCGAGAGCATCCACAGACACAACGCTTTCGCGGAGAGAGCGGCCCTCCTCGGCGATCTGCGAAGGGAGATGGAGGGGCTTCGTCCCGGCAGGCCGATCACCTTGGAGGGCTGGTTGTTCGGAGAGATCTGA
- a CDS encoding DUF362 domain-containing protein produces the protein MAIVSFRNCSSYEEVKGAVTQAIDDLGGMERFVSPGDSVLIKPNMLGAYSPDRAVTTHPTMVRAVTEMTLDCGGKPTIADSPGIEKFSKVAEKTGIAQVGRILGVPVVPLGESRPVPGKRDDRFRGLELSALALESDKIINLPKLKTHCQMTLTMGVKNLFGTVVAQRKAAWHYRVGLDREDFARLLLEIWATLRPGLTVMDGVVGMEGRGPSNGSPRRFGTVVASDDALAMDLTTAGLMSLDRSVFPLRKAAETAGMVPKDIRIKGDPITEWTFEKIQLPPPDSLRLLPSWMDRFGRELLAAKPEQDRERCLLCGRCVEICPADAITMRERRLVFDYGKCIRCYCCHEMCPADAIRLRQNILLRGLEVLGR, from the coding sequence ATGGCCATCGTATCGTTCAGAAATTGCAGTTCCTACGAAGAGGTAAAGGGCGCAGTAACCCAAGCGATAGACGACCTGGGGGGAATGGAGCGATTCGTCTCCCCAGGCGATTCGGTGCTTATAAAGCCGAATATGCTGGGAGCCTACTCGCCGGACAGGGCCGTAACCACCCATCCGACCATGGTACGAGCCGTGACGGAAATGACTCTTGACTGCGGAGGCAAGCCGACCATAGCCGACAGCCCCGGCATAGAGAAGTTCTCCAAGGTAGCGGAGAAAACCGGCATAGCCCAGGTGGGCAGGATATTGGGAGTCCCCGTCGTGCCTCTCGGCGAATCCCGGCCTGTTCCGGGCAAAAGAGACGATCGTTTCAGAGGACTGGAGCTCTCCGCCCTGGCCTTGGAATCGGACAAAATAATAAATCTTCCTAAGCTGAAGACCCACTGTCAGATGACCTTGACCATGGGGGTTAAAAATCTGTTCGGGACGGTGGTGGCTCAGAGGAAGGCGGCCTGGCACTACAGGGTCGGACTGGACAGAGAAGACTTCGCCCGACTGCTTTTGGAGATATGGGCGACATTGCGCCCCGGCTTGACCGTAATGGACGGGGTGGTCGGCATGGAGGGCAGAGGTCCGTCCAACGGATCGCCGAGACGGTTCGGCACGGTGGTGGCCTCGGACGATGCTCTGGCCATGGATCTGACAACGGCGGGGCTGATGTCCTTGGATCGATCGGTTTTCCCTCTGAGGAAAGCGGCCGAGACGGCTGGGATGGTCCCGAAAGACATACGGATAAAGGGAGATCCCATCACGGAGTGGACCTTCGAAAAGATTCAACTTCCTCCCCCCGATTCGTTGAGACTTCTGCCCTCCTGGATGGACCGTTTCGGAAGAGAGCTCCTGGCGGCCAAGCCGGAGCAGGATCGAGAACGTTGCCTCCTATGCGGTAGATGCGTCGAGATATGCCCTGCCGACGCCATAACCATGAGAGAACGCCGTCTGGTCTTCGACTACGGGAAGTGCATAAGATGCTACTGCTGCCATGAGATGTGCCCCGCCGACGCCATAAGACTAAGACAGAATATCCTCCTGAGAGGTCTGGAAGTCCTGGGACGTTAG
- a CDS encoding DUF4899 domain-containing protein: MPQSSESFHETKEKIKKSVEEMRRSQLNATLEKLANRSPRVPEISTVEIWPEGDQEIDRKYVVVKCAYRTRTSGGATGLVVFLADETLGEPELLCLWTGYGGGLGEADIDASWQALTILMERIEAPQDKMLHEKTVEALKKRLSPPTVNRLATDDDEDRRRQIREDLQHELERELALSLEMKLGIEKTTGEDLGKFRESREEKREKKEEESRTRSTEIDHLTLLCGVVMDPVRGEPVSALRPGDTIYVSIKDSSAIAHALRQVMTKGNIDKIPVTLLSTETTDTGNVELMVELSDGIYGKALAGESYKISVLREDSSPRIIGLSFYQMLFALTMAGLLMIMAVHLLID, encoded by the coding sequence ATGCCCCAATCCTCGGAAAGTTTTCACGAGACAAAGGAAAAGATAAAAAAATCCGTCGAGGAGATGCGCCGGTCTCAACTCAACGCTACCCTTGAAAAGCTGGCGAATCGATCTCCTAGGGTACCGGAGATATCGACAGTAGAGATCTGGCCCGAGGGAGATCAGGAAATCGACAGAAAATACGTGGTCGTTAAATGCGCCTACAGGACGAGGACCTCCGGAGGAGCCACCGGGCTGGTCGTTTTCCTCGCCGACGAAACCCTGGGAGAACCGGAGCTTCTGTGTCTCTGGACAGGCTACGGAGGCGGACTGGGAGAGGCGGATATAGACGCTTCATGGCAGGCCCTCACCATCCTCATGGAGAGAATAGAGGCCCCTCAGGACAAGATGCTTCACGAAAAAACCGTAGAGGCGTTGAAAAAACGGCTATCCCCTCCTACCGTCAACCGTCTGGCAACCGACGACGACGAGGACAGGCGGAGGCAGATCAGGGAGGACCTCCAGCACGAACTGGAACGAGAGCTGGCGTTGAGTCTTGAGATGAAACTCGGCATAGAGAAGACCACAGGGGAGGACCTCGGCAAATTCAGAGAGAGCAGAGAGGAAAAGAGAGAGAAAAAAGAGGAAGAATCCAGAACACGCTCCACCGAGATAGACCATCTGACACTGTTGTGCGGCGTAGTGATGGACCCGGTCAGAGGGGAACCGGTCTCGGCTCTTAGACCAGGCGACACCATATACGTCAGCATAAAGGACAGCTCCGCCATAGCTCACGCCCTAAGACAGGTGATGACGAAGGGAAACATCGACAAGATTCCTGTCACGCTTCTATCTACGGAGACGACCGACACCGGTAACGTCGAGCTCATGGTCGAGCTGTCGGACGGAATATACGGCAAAGCCTTGGCGGGAGAAAGCTATAAAATATCTGTACTAAGGGAGGACAGCTCACCAAGGATAATCGGGTTGTCGTTTTATCAGATGCTGTTCGCTCTGACGATGGCGGGCCTGCTGATGATAATGGCGGTACACCTGCTTATCGACTGA
- a CDS encoding M23 family metallopeptidase produces the protein MSLSNGFGWIRTGLKFSLVVLLSLWAISSASALEVSFDAPDKVSLGEPFVVSLTVSGDVDKCTLSWRGRNYPLSLSAADGGVSKGVALLGTDAARSPAEGEVIKIWVRSKGINYMSRWKIDVISKSYPAERLSVPAAMVNPPGSERDRIAGERKAVRKVLRAYSPQLYWSLPMVRPVTGIVTSVYGKRRIYNGIPRSRHGGVDYRASVGTPIKCASPGRVVLTGDHYYAGKSIYVDHGGSVVSMYFHLYEIDVREGQFVRAGEVIGKTGRSGRVTGPHLHFGVSVGGRMVDPSILVEGDLERLTESNLSGRMVFP, from the coding sequence GTGTCGCTTTCAAATGGGTTCGGATGGATTAGGACGGGGCTGAAGTTTTCTCTGGTCGTTTTGCTCTCTTTATGGGCGATATCCAGCGCTTCGGCGTTGGAGGTGTCTTTCGACGCTCCCGATAAGGTCTCTTTGGGAGAGCCTTTCGTGGTTTCTCTGACTGTCAGTGGGGACGTGGATAAATGTACATTGTCCTGGAGGGGTAGGAACTATCCCCTGTCTTTGTCCGCTGCGGATGGGGGCGTTTCGAAGGGTGTCGCCCTTTTGGGGACAGATGCCGCCAGGTCTCCTGCCGAGGGTGAGGTGATCAAGATATGGGTGAGGTCGAAAGGGATCAACTACATGTCTCGGTGGAAGATAGACGTTATTTCAAAATCGTACCCTGCCGAGAGGCTTTCGGTTCCCGCCGCCATGGTGAATCCCCCTGGTTCGGAGCGCGACAGAATCGCCGGAGAGAGAAAGGCCGTCAGAAAGGTATTGAGAGCCTATTCTCCCCAGCTGTACTGGTCCTTGCCGATGGTTCGTCCCGTTACGGGAATCGTCACCAGCGTATATGGAAAAAGACGGATCTACAACGGCATCCCGAGGAGTCGTCACGGAGGGGTGGATTATCGCGCTTCGGTGGGAACTCCTATAAAGTGCGCGTCGCCTGGACGGGTCGTCCTTACCGGAGATCACTATTACGCAGGCAAGTCGATCTACGTCGATCATGGGGGGTCGGTCGTGTCGATGTATTTTCATCTGTACGAGATCGATGTGAGGGAGGGGCAGTTCGTTCGAGCAGGCGAGGTTATAGGTAAGACCGGTCGATCCGGAAGGGTGACCGGTCCTCATCTTCATTTCGGTGTATCGGTCGGTGGTCGCATGGTCGATCCCTCGATATTGGTGGAGGGGGATCTGGAACGACTGACCGAGTCCAATTTGTCAGGCAGGATGGTCTTCCCCTAG
- a CDS encoding methyl-accepting chemotaxis protein, which produces MSIKGKFVSMVAAVLVIIVAMTGITYFRSQSILKNQVIKTGEETVKTAVLTVEENFGKLLAILKNASVAIQRAWDEEGLQEAETLEDLMASLLAQNGEFGVQDIYFGLEKNGKLPIGSRAKMAEDYDARKRAWYADAMKKGSAMIITEPYIDLITNKAVISAAMTVENGDGDIIGVVGVDISMNALVDFVGKLKLLGEGHGLLLSKAGMIIAGPVEKDIMKVNLSESDEKDESVKAMGKEMVSGKSGSSIINWEGERFEAFYGNTAQGLSLAILYPVKAIDALVRGTTSIQIAVAIVALLAVGLAVLVTFRSIVLPLRKVANMAGEVKDGDLTVDPRSINYRAKDPLGAMIDALSVMVEGLRETMLGIVEESKKIADSSTGLAALSEESNASMEEVRHSVEEVSTLAENNAAALEETNAGVEEVSSSASMAAESATKGTEATERASQTSSKAVSIVADIIGNVKEVGAKAGKSVEAMTALSTSVQEITGFIATINSIADQTNLLALNAAIEAARAGDAGRGFAVVAEEVRKLAEESGNAAGKIGNLIEELQSQTRDSVAITQQAGDLMKQTVVQADEAKKGLDETLQQISVVNDSMQNIAATSEEQAASANEMANAVDQASRSTVDMAQKVGTIKKAAEETALVSSNVAKEAEAMSSLVDNIERRLSKFKTESSKELAPK; this is translated from the coding sequence ATGTCCATCAAGGGGAAATTCGTATCTATGGTAGCGGCCGTACTGGTCATAATAGTCGCAATGACAGGGATCACCTACTTCAGGAGCCAGAGTATCCTGAAGAACCAGGTAATCAAGACCGGTGAGGAGACCGTTAAGACAGCGGTGCTCACCGTGGAGGAGAACTTCGGAAAACTGTTAGCCATACTCAAAAACGCCTCTGTGGCCATACAGAGGGCCTGGGATGAAGAGGGTCTACAGGAGGCGGAGACCCTGGAGGACCTCATGGCCTCGCTGCTGGCTCAAAACGGAGAATTCGGAGTTCAGGACATTTATTTCGGCCTGGAGAAAAACGGCAAGCTGCCTATCGGATCGAGGGCCAAGATGGCGGAGGATTACGACGCCAGAAAGAGAGCCTGGTATGCCGACGCCATGAAGAAGGGCTCTGCCATGATAATCACCGAGCCCTATATCGACCTGATAACCAACAAGGCGGTCATATCGGCGGCCATGACGGTCGAGAACGGCGACGGCGATATCATCGGAGTGGTAGGGGTGGATATCAGCATGAACGCCCTGGTCGATTTCGTCGGAAAGCTGAAGCTGCTGGGAGAGGGACATGGACTTCTTCTCAGCAAGGCGGGCATGATAATAGCCGGACCGGTTGAAAAGGACATAATGAAGGTCAACCTCTCCGAAAGCGACGAAAAAGACGAATCGGTCAAGGCGATGGGCAAGGAGATGGTCTCCGGGAAATCGGGCTCCTCCATAATAAACTGGGAGGGAGAGAGGTTCGAGGCCTTCTACGGCAACACCGCCCAGGGACTCTCCCTGGCAATTCTCTACCCTGTGAAGGCCATAGACGCCCTGGTAAGGGGAACCACCTCCATACAGATAGCCGTAGCGATAGTGGCCCTCCTGGCTGTCGGACTGGCCGTGCTGGTCACATTCAGAAGCATAGTCCTTCCTCTCAGGAAGGTCGCTAACATGGCGGGCGAGGTCAAGGACGGCGATCTCACTGTAGACCCCAGATCCATAAATTACAGAGCCAAAGACCCTCTCGGCGCCATGATAGACGCACTTTCCGTAATGGTGGAAGGCCTTAGGGAGACAATGCTGGGTATAGTCGAGGAAAGCAAAAAGATAGCTGACAGCTCCACCGGACTGGCCGCACTCAGCGAGGAGAGCAACGCCTCCATGGAGGAGGTCCGTCACTCCGTCGAGGAGGTATCGACACTGGCGGAGAACAACGCCGCCGCACTGGAGGAGACCAACGCCGGAGTCGAGGAAGTATCGTCCAGCGCCTCTATGGCGGCGGAATCTGCCACTAAGGGAACGGAGGCGACGGAAAGGGCCTCCCAGACCTCCAGCAAGGCCGTTTCCATAGTGGCGGATATAATAGGCAACGTCAAAGAGGTAGGAGCCAAGGCGGGAAAAAGCGTAGAGGCAATGACCGCCCTCAGCACCTCGGTTCAGGAGATAACCGGTTTCATAGCGACGATCAACTCCATAGCGGACCAGACGAACCTTCTGGCCCTCAACGCAGCTATAGAAGCGGCCCGAGCGGGAGACGCCGGACGAGGCTTCGCGGTCGTGGCGGAAGAGGTAAGAAAGCTGGCGGAGGAATCGGGCAACGCCGCCGGAAAGATAGGAAACCTCATAGAGGAGCTCCAGTCTCAGACCAGAGACTCGGTAGCGATAACCCAACAGGCCGGGGATCTCATGAAACAGACGGTGGTACAGGCCGACGAGGCAAAAAAAGGACTGGACGAGACCTTGCAACAGATCTCCGTGGTCAACGACTCTATGCAGAACATAGCGGCGACCTCGGAGGAACAGGCAGCTTCGGCCAACGAGATGGCCAACGCCGTCGACCAGGCTTCGAGATCCACCGTCGACATGGCCCAAAAGGTGGGAACCATCAAAAAAGCCGCGGAGGAAACCGCTTTGGTCTCGAGCAACGTGGCCAAAGAAGCGGAGGCCATGTCCTCATTGGTGGACAACATAGAGAGGCGGTTGAGCAAGTTCAAGACGGAGAGTTCCAAAGAACTGGCTCCAAAATAG